The Anopheles moucheti chromosome 3, idAnoMoucSN_F20_07, whole genome shotgun sequence genome contains the following window.
GCCGCCGACCGATGTCGAGGATTGAGATTCTACGGTTGAACTACTAATGGCCATCGATGCTGCTTTTGGCACATTCATATCTCAAGTAGATTTGTGCTGTACCTGAATCAACTTTTCCATCTCCTTGTGAATACCGCTTAGTTCAGTTATTTGTGCATTGAACTGATTGCACAGATTAGTCATCTGTTTAAGCtgttaaataaaagaaaaacgtgTAAATTAACAACACATGCGTAATGAGGAATAATTCTACTGCAATCAGCGATACGTACGGTAGGAtcgttttgtttatctttgagcgttttgtttgctgccttCAGTTCCAATTCTTGATTCCTAAGTTCTATCTCCAGTCCCTCAATCCTGGACTTCAGAGACACAATCTCACGCCTTAGCTCTTCGGTTAGCTCATTTGAAGCTAAACCGGACGCATTCGCACCACCTGCCGTTGGAACAGCTCCTCCTTTGCCCGCCTCCAGATCTTGGTAGCGTAATTTTAATCTTTGATTTTCTTCCTTGTACGAGTGCAATTGCCGTTTCCACTCATCGACATTTGCCGTGGACTCCTAGAACGCATACATTTGAAACATTCGTAAGTTTAACAATTCACACGATGTAACATTGTAACACTTCAACGAAACAAACCTGCAAAGCGCTCGTTAATCGTAGATTATTACTTTTCAATGTTGCCAACTCAATCTCCCACTTTTTAGCATTAGCAGAACTGCGTAAAGAAAAGGTtcaattttcatcaaaattctgttttttttcaaacaccacAATATGTTTCTTACCTTTGCGCTAGAGCGAGCTTCAATCTTTCGTTCTCGTATTTTAGTTGTTGCTCCGACGTCGAAGTTACCGTGCCATCGTTCGATGTTGAATTGTTAATTGACAATTGCTTTAGTTCATTATTCAGATTGTTAGCATTCGTCTCAGTGATATTGTTATGCGATGGACTGTCGGTTTTACAGCTCTGTTTAAAAAAGGGACacatggaaacaaaattttagcTCAATGATACATCTAGGACGGATCTTGGATGTCTTTACCGTCGAAATGCTGCTTGCCGGCGCCAGTGGTGGTTCCAAATTTCCGGATTCGAAGATATCGCCACTATTGGCCGATGCACGTGCCGTTATAGGCGATGCGTTGGCCGATGCTGCAGCCGAGTTACCGTTTGCAGATGCTTTGTTGAGAGCATCCTTTGTGGCTTCCTTCACTTCCTGAAACTTCACTATGAACTGGAAAAGAGAGAGTAATATAAAATTAagctttcatttatttatccaCTTTATTAGTTTTAATCACCCATCTCCCACACTTACCTTACCAAGCTCGGCTTCTGATGCAAAACCAAGCCCGTAAACTGTATTGGCACGTACATCACTCCATTGGCCAAACTTTTGGGATGTTTGAGTAAAGGTCATATTCGGAGTAATAGTGGAATTGATAACAGCCTGTTAACAATAATGAGGAAGCATAGTTAGTGCTGTTGTATCAAGTGGAACcaattttgacagctttcCTGCCACGACCCTTTACCTTACTCCCTTCAACACTGATAATTCTGTAGAGATTGCGAGAGGAATCATAGAAGAAGCTAACGGCGATGGCCTTCGAACTTGCGGTTATCCAAGTGCGTTTGGTTTTGGGATCTATGTGGAACACATGAGCGTTGCAAGTGAAAATTGGTTGCTCCCTGAAAAGTTTTTAGAAAGAAACATTGTAAACAAATCACACTGTAAGAGGTCCGAGTGCTCTACAGCTCGCTGCCACTTTTTTCTCTCACTACACTTTGCCCCACATTTGTGGGTGGTGTACAGAATCTTCTACCACCGGGACTATACGCATCGAACTCCGGGGCGAGAGTTCCAGACGCGCACTTTCGCGTGCATGCGAAGGTTTTTACAGAATGGAAAACAGCACGCACTTACCCCATTGTACGACAACTTCCTATAACAGTTTTAACATTAAGAGAGTTGATCTACAACACCACCCCGTAGGTAAATTTGTCGATATCGAATCGTTGCACGAGCCAccaacaatttttttctcgcttctaCACATCCAATTTGAGCGATGTCAAGGTGTGTTTATAAAATAGCATGGCCGCCATGTTCGATCTCATTTTGACAACTGCCGGATGTGGCGGTTTACGAATGAACCGTTACCCACATGGCTATTCGTTTAGAATTTCAAAAGTACATTGCATTTAACAATTGATATTCAATTACGTGTTTCAGAAAGAATGCTACAGGACCCGGAGAATCTAACCAATAACAATATATTGAGTGTTGATTCGCGAACGGTACATCTTTAATGGTGATTCAGGCACGAAGTGCAAGGCTTAAAAGAATAATATATAACGATCTTACATCATATGATTCAGTAAATACACGTGAAGATCTCATGTCAGCAGACTGCGaatggatcgatcgatcgaagaCTTCGAGAGAGCTGAACGTGGCTCCGCCCGAAACCAAAGAGATTTTGAACTCGGCAAAAAAGACTGCGTACTTGGGCTGCATTCGTAAATTGAACTCAAATTTAAAACAgcttttataaattaattacagATTTTATTCTCCTCAAGTCTACTGATGCTTAACTTTAAATCTatgttttgtacaaaaaatgtattttgagCATTGAAAATAAACCTCAAAACAAGATACAACGGATACAAACCCAAattagaaagaaaataaattgaaagttTCCTCTATAACCGTTAGTGCCATGCTTGATTCAAAATGTCATGCTTGATTATATATACTAGTGTTGGGTTAGTgtgattcagattcataaatataaataaaaccctGAACTGAataaatgaatctgaatgtCTATTTACAAGATTCATGAATTGTCTAAGATTAATGAATAAGTCAAGACTTGCTAGTTAGTTCATGAGTTTTTAAAAGCGAGCCGTGACCCGTGAAAGGGACCTGATCCGCCATTGCCCTTTAGAGTATCGTTAATCTTTTAAGATTCGATTCccgatttgaatgactccttcCTAAAGAGTCATATGAATAACTCTTCTCATACATATTTATCCTTATCCTTAGCCATATTGGGCCTGATGCAGAAATACACTAAATCACTCAATGTCGAACGCCGTCGCTTGACAATCCGTTATCCTTACCCTTTTAGCGGAACCATCAACGCCAACTGTTTCTGTAGCGGCTCAACAACAAGCGGCTCAAGAGGTCAAGGCCGGCATTTTCAGTCCTGTTTTAGTTAActgaagctggatagtcagtcctacgCAACAGGGTTTGGCCCAGATGGGTTTTTGCACCGGTCGATCGTGTGAAACCGTCGCCACTACCAAATACAGCACCGAACCGCATCATCGCCAACACTGCACCTCAATTTGCGCCTACCATGCCTCCTTTGTCCATATGGACGACCAGAAAGGACTTTACGGAATggatcgtccggtgtcataATCATATAACTAGCTTACCGAACCCTAACGAATCTGCACGATAAACTCACATCGTACTAGCTCTCCTCTATAACTAGCTATCAGTTACTTAAATAACCTCATGGGAATTCCCGAAAAGGTGCTAGTTGGAGTAGTACATTCTTGATTAAATGTTTTTGACTGACCAACCTAAAATTATTCTCTTGCCTTGTACTGCctcctacaaaaaaaaaattaaaaaagctcACATAGTGTTATTCCTAGCAGTGTACCTATTCGCAAGCATGATACTCCCAGCAGTATTTGATAtgaattaagcaaaaaaagaaaagaaaaatttaacaaaacccACTGCTGGGCATGAATGAAATTAACGCACCGTATTTGACGTCGCTTGTCAACGGCCAGCGTCTGCGCAGAAATCCGTGTCACCGTGGATGGGTAGCTTGTTTGAAGACATCTATCAATTGGATTCCATTGGTGTAAAGAACATACGGATCGGAAAGAACTCCCTTGCTGGCTGCAACTTCCATTTTTGCAAACTTTTGTCAGCATACGGTGTGCTGCGAAATAAAACATGCACCACCGGTCTTCCGACAGCTCCGAGTGCATCAGTTTGCTGATGTGTTTGTAAAAGCGTGAGTTTGTGAAAAGAATGCCGTTCATGCATTGCAGTGTACCGGATTGAGCGGAACACTGATAACAAACCGTCTACCATTACCGCAGCACATCGGCCGATAGGCAAGTTTTGGGGGAAAACGGGCAAACCAGCCCTCACAAATAGAGTCACTTTTAGTTGACTAGACGTCGTCAGTATTGTTCGATGTGCGAGTAGTACTGTTGTGTGGCGTATGCTTCGGCCatgttgtgtgctgtgtgaTAAAGGGagctttcaatttcatttcgcAGCTATTCCCATACTCATCCGGACGCACCGGAAGCAGTGGGTGCAAGCAAAAATGACCTTTCGCAGTATTCGTTTGTCCTACATCACAATATGGAACATTTTCCTGGTGCTACCGATCGTTACATCTGACAATGACTACATCTCAGGTAAGCTGGTGATAGACGGGTAGTGTTTTTAGGTCAAATTTCGTGGCGGAAGTAAGGgatggaagagaaaaaaagtatGTATGTATGAAATGTCTCATCGATCGATACAAAGCCAGCTAAACAACAGCGGGCTAAACAAAGCAATATCGAGCGCGTCTACAGTATGGTGCATTTGTACATTCATAATTTGAAGATTAAACTTGTTGCTTCTCTTATCTGTTTCATATAGTTTCATTAACCATTCATTTAAAGCAGAACAAACGTGCTGTACTAGCGTTGtatgaagcaacaacaacaacaaaaaacttttaaaaaataattggtTTGACGCTAGATTGCTGGAACTTCCATTTTACGTTGCTATttttagacaatttttgcattgaactTTTTACTTGAAACATTAAATGGACTTTCTTTGTCTAATCGATAATGATAATTTGAAGCAAAAATgtgtacaaataaaaaaacttctCAACCTCTTCTCAGGTTACCATCGTCGATTACACCCGATGACTCCGGTGTCGTGGACATCGAAAGGTGAGTTCAAATCAAGTTTGGCACCGCTGTACATCAGGGCTGGAATCTTAACCCTCAAAACTATTTCCATTTTCTCACAGATGGTCACGATAACAGGGACAATCTGGTAAAAACGATCAACATTTTCATCGAGGAACAGGCGCGTCGTCGCTTTTTGGAACATCTTCAGCGATTGCAGACCGCAGGAAGCAAAAGTATCCCGGCACCGTCGTACCTCGGTACAGGAGAGATATTGGACGAGTATCGTCCAACGTACACGTACCAGCTGCCGTTGAATAATTTGATCGATTCGAGTGAACCGATCAACTTTGCGGTCGGACCCAGTGATCCTCGATTCTACGACCAAACCACAGGACTTGGGCGTGATTCGGAACTGGATGGGCTGGGTATTGGCGATGGCGGGGATGGATCCTTCCTTTACGATAGCTCCGAACCGATCGCGGGTGGCTCGACCGATGAGCGGACAGTATCGGCATCTAACGCTGGTACAGTTTTAGAACAAAAACCCATCGAAGATTATCGCcatccaccgccaccacctccAATTCGCCCAAAGATACTAAAAGGCACACATCAAAGGAATCAATCCAATAACGGTGCACTGGTGACCATCGCAACAGCGGCCACCGATCGCGGCAGTTCGAACGGTGTCGTGCAGCAACCGATCGAGATCGGTACCGGGCTGGGCATGTATCTTATCGCACTGATCGCGGGTATCAGTGCCGCCATAACGGTAGCCCTGATTTCGATCGGATTCGGTTGGTACACGTAAGTGTTTATTAGTGTACATAGCGATGGCACATGGCGATAATAGATGGTAATGAACATATTTTACTCCTACTCACACTCTCGGTTAGGCTCCACAAAAGGACCAAAGCGGCAGCAGACGTCGAATATCCAGCATACGGTGTTACGGGACCAAACAGGGATTCGACGGCAGGCACAGGTGCTTCCGCCGGTGATCGGAAGTTAGCGCAAAACGCGCAAATGTATCACTATCAGCATCAGAAGCAGCAAATAATCGCCATGGAAAATACGACCCGTAGTGCAACTCATTCGGAACAGCCCAGCGAGGATGAGAATGAGGAAGGTGACTACACCGTTTACGAATGTCCCGGGTTGGCACCGGTAAgtcactgtttgttttgtggaacCAGACAGAACAGAACCGAACCAGATGCGCCTCTAAATATGAGCAGATGAATCCAATGCCCATCTGACATAGGCGGATATAGCCCAGTTAGAGTTGTGCCAAAAGAAACGGAATTGTGATGCTTTTGTGGGTCTTTGAAAAGGACTAACGAACTGGATTAATGCAAAAAGTGTTCGGTACTTTTTCAAACTATtctaaataacaacaaaaactacGACTGTttcatcggcacaacaactCAAGAGGTCTAAAGACTGccatttctagctttctttgactttatttttcTACGTAGCTGCTTAGTCAGTCCTACGTGCGGgagattgatccggatgggattttggatcggTCCTGGGGTGTAAAGACCATCGATGCTCCCGGGCGGTTCCGACTAGATATTGCTATGCAACACAGAGAATGAACTGAACTGGTTTACTCAAAGATAAGAATTGAGTTATACATAGGACGATAAATTATCCAGCCACATTGATAGAAGAGCATTTCCCGATTTAGTCATcttataaattaaacaaaaatgtgtAATTCAACACGTTTTCGTTTTTagtgttttgattgttttcttaAAGAACTGGGTCGTTCTAGTTCCGCACATCTCTAAAACCGCAATGCACATCTCTAGGGAAAATGCTTAAGTAAACgaagatgaaaaagaaaagcaagagTTCTCGCTCGATAAGTAACTATTCGATAATTTGAGTAAActatttatcattattatagGGTTTCGAATCATACAAGAGAACATTTCGTCCAGTATGGGAAATGTTTCGACTATGTAGGGAAATTTTGCAGTTCCAAGGAGGTCATTTGCAGTCGCTTAGGAGAAATTTGCAATCATAATGCAATCAATCAGAGAAATTCTGCTAAAAGGGATTCCACCTAATTATTATTTAGAGAAAACTATCAATTACTTCCGGAGAGCAATCTGCCGTCATACGGTTTTGTTTCGATCGTGTTCGAAACTGCAACTTTTGCGAAaggaaagttttattttttgctagTAAACTGGCGAAAGTAAACCATTTTGTACTTCCCGCATAGGAGAAATTCAAAACAGCAGTCGGTTCCATACGAAAGCATGGGCAAGACCTGTAACGAGACCCATAGAAATTATATTGATTTCTGGCCTAAGCCAATTGATGGAGCGCATCAACATTTAGATGTTAATTTTTACTAGAACCCGACATCCGCACCACCTCCTGATCGGAGACGAGATCACGATCCCGATCGTCCTGTTCTCT
Protein-coding sequences here:
- the LOC128305843 gene encoding homer protein homolog 2, translated to MGEQPIFTCNAHVFHIDPKTKRTWITASSKAIAVSFFYDSSRNLYRIISVEGSKAVINSTITPNMTFTQTSQKFGQWSDVRANTVYGLGFASEAELGKFIVKFQEVKEATKDALNKASANGNSAAASANASPITARASANSGDIFESGNLEPPLAPASSISTSCKTDSPSHNNITETNANNLNNELKQLSINNSTSNDGTVTSTSEQQLKYENERLKLALAQSSANAKKWEIELATLKSNNLRLTSALQESTANVDEWKRQLHSYKEENQRLKLRYQDLEAGKGGAVPTAGGANASGLASNELTEELRREIVSLKSRIEGLEIELRNQELELKAANKTLKDKQNDPTLKQMTNLCNQFNAQITELSGIHKEMEKLIQVQHKST
- the LOC128301685 gene encoding uncharacterized protein LOC128301685, producing the protein MTFRSIRLSYITIWNIFLVLPIVTSDNDYISGYHRRLHPMTPVSWTSKDGHDNRDNLVKTINIFIEEQARRRFLEHLQRLQTAGSKSIPAPSYLGTGEILDEYRPTYTYQLPLNNLIDSSEPINFAVGPSDPRFYDQTTGLGRDSELDGLGIGDGGDGSFLYDSSEPIAGGSTDERTVSASNAGTVLEQKPIEDYRHPPPPPPIRPKILKGTHQRNQSNNGALVTIATAATDRGSSNGVVQQPIEIGTGLGMYLIALIAGISAAITVALISIGFGWYTLHKRTKAAADVEYPAYGVTGPNRDSTAGTGASAGDRKLAQNAQMYHYQHQKQQIIAMENTTRSATHSEQPSEDENEEGDYTVYECPGLAPTGEMEVKNPLFLEDGPIGGVTLQTSISGEGPAVGVVYLEKAVQPQAHNTNKKSGE